A segment of the Methanofollis sp. genome:
TTCGGGATGATCGTCGTCACCGGGATGCGGACGAGGTGCTCGATGGTGGACGATGCGATAGGGGCGCAGACGATGGCGAGCGCCCCCTCGCGCTCGGCACGCACCGCGGCGATGAGGGTGTCCTCGAAGGTGTGGACCGGGTACTCGCGGACGCGGATCGGCTGACCGTCGATCGTGACAGTCCTCTCCTGGATGGACTCCAGGACATAGCGGGCGGCGATGAGGCCGATGAAAGCCTCGCCCGACGGCTGGGAGAAGGACCTGACGGCATTTGCGATCGCCCGGAGGGTCGGGAGGGTCGGCGACCTCTTGCCGGTGAGGATCTTGTAGAGAGTGCTCTGGGCGATCCCGCTCCTCTCCGAGAGTTCGCGCACGCTGATCCGCAGGTCGGTCTTCAGGATGTGGTTGAGGGTCGCGGTGAACTCGTCGTCCGAGATGAGGGCCGCCTTGAGTAGGCGGTCGATGGGGTCTGCCTGGATCATGTACTTCTGTTTGTGCAAACGAAGACGATGAATGTTTCTTCCTGTCCACAGATCCTGCCCCCCGGGAGGGGACAGGGATGGAGTTTCACATGACAACCAGACAATCCGAGTCCAAATTTTTCCTCATCGTACAGGTGAAAAGGGCAGGATAATGACCTATAAATATCCTCGGGGCCACCAGTACGCTCATGGCAAAAAAGATGCTTGCCGCAGCCCTCCTCTTCGGGCTTGCGGTTATTCTTCTGGCAACCGGATGCGTCTCCGAGGAGACGCCGAAGACCGAAGCAGCGGAGGTCGGCATTACCTACACCCAGGGCGTCGGCCCGATGCCGATGCTCCTCTCCACAGGCGAGATCGACGGATACATCGCCTGGCAGCCCATCGTGGAAGTCGCCCCGTTGAGCGGCATCGGAAAGGTCGCCTCGTACTCGCAGGACCTCCCCCCCGCGGGGATGTGGAAGGACCACTCCTGCTGCGTGATCGCCGCCCGTGACGACTTCACCGCGGACCACCGCGACGTCGTCAACGCCATCAGCGCCCTCGGCATCCTGGGCAACCAGTATGTAAATGAGCACCAGAACGAGTCCGCCGAGATCGTCGCCGACTGGCTCGTCGGCAAGGGCAACTTCACCTTTGGCGACGTCTCGGTGAACTCTGTCGACGTCCTTGAGCAGGCGATCCCGACCATCAAGTTCACGAGCGAACCCTCCGCACAGTGGCAGGACGGCGTCATGCTCTTTGTCGACGCCCAGTCAGACCTCGGCTACCTCACCGGCTCGTTGAAAAACGCCACCCCTGAGGAACAGAAGGCCCTGCTCTTCAACACCCGGCCGTACACCGACGCGAAGGCGATGCTCGATGCAGGAAAGATCGCCACCCCGGCAAAGCTCGACAAGCCCTTCGGCATCGGCT
Coding sequences within it:
- a CDS encoding helix-turn-helix domain-containing protein, producing the protein MIQADPIDRLLKAALISDDEFTATLNHILKTDLRISVRELSERSGIAQSTLYKILTGKRSPTLPTLRAIANAVRSFSQPSGEAFIGLIAARYVLESIQERTVTIDGQPIRVREYPVHTFEDTLIAAVRAEREGALAIVCAPIASSTIEHLVRIPVTTIIP
- a CDS encoding ABC transporter substrate-binding protein, whose translation is MAKKMLAAALLFGLAVILLATGCVSEETPKTEAAEVGITYTQGVGPMPMLLSTGEIDGYIAWQPIVEVAPLSGIGKVASYSQDLPPAGMWKDHSCCVIAARDDFTADHRDVVNAISALGILGNQYVNEHQNESAEIVADWLVGKGNFTFGDVSVNSVDVLEQAIPTIKFTSEPSAQWQDGVMLFVDAQSDLGYLTGSLKNATPEEQKALLFNTRPYTDAKAMLDAGKIATPAKLDKPFGIGYLMSDHHASLFVAIKKWEYFDQTYGIALKPKDPTQTRPENLELIINGEKIADVTLVSGAAGPALMQLAATNNIQMAWVGAPPAISAIDKGTPIKIVQPVNTEGSGLVVAASAPVNDWPTFAEWAKTRAAEGKPLKIAAPLKGSIQDVMLKFALKDSGLVVKEV